The genomic region TCAGCCTCATGACTTGGGGTCTCTGTTCCCCAGTCCAGCCCCTGAGGAATGAAGCCCCCATGCGCTGCTGACCTCACAGCATGGTTTTCCTCCCAGGAGTCAAGATTTCTTCACAACTAGGGAGCTGTGTGTCCTCTGATAGTGGGGCCCACACCCAGCACCCCAATTCTGCATTCCCAGCGAGTCCCCCGTGAGGAGGGACCCGGGCAGCACTGaccccttctctccacactctaCACCTGGAAGCTCATCCACACGTCTGTGGCTCCGGCCTGCCCACCTTGTGCTTACCCCAGCCTCACTGAATCCTCAAGGTGCTCCTCAAGGTCATGGCCAAGGGAGGCAGAGTAACCCTCCAGGCAGCACAGGCCAACAGACCCTCCACACCGGCCAGAACGCAGCTGAGCCCTGACTCGGGCTGTGCATGAAACGGGGACCCCACACTCCACGTGACTCAGAGGAAGACCACAGCTGAGCTGGCACCGGGGGATGGGACAGCTCTGGATCACCTCGGGCACAAGATGACTTCAGGAAAATCGGGGGAATTCCTAGTAAAGAGAAGTAATCTACCACCCAAACCCTCTTCCCGTTCTCCCTCCCCCACAATTTTTAATGCACAAGTAGTCTGTGACCACCGCAGCAAAACTGAGAAATGTCGGCTTGAGATCAAGTCAGCCCTGAACTGCCAACTACGAATTCTGCCATCCACCTGCTTCCTGAACTTCCAGAGGAGCAGCACACGGGTGCCCCAGGGACCTGGCAGCCTGGTGGTTACAGTCCAGGGTCCCGGGAGTGATGGACGGCCTCCAGGCACTTCCCCCTCAGCCACTTGCTGGAGACAAGAGGAGGGGTCGCAGCCAGAGGGCAGCCTCGGAGGCCAGGGGCGACTTCTCTGCACACCAGGGCTCATTCTAACAGAGGCTCTGGGGGGGCTGTCCAGGTTCCTGTGACTGTCAGAGACGACCTGGCTTCTGAAAGGGGCCAGGCGGGCAGGGACAGAACCTCTTCTTATCTATCTCTCTGCCCCCTACCACACTGGCCCTCAGCTGGAGACGGGGCAGCCACGAGGACGCACAGGAGATGCACCGGGAGGTGCGGGGTAGACGGGCCAGGAGGGTATATGGCCAGGGGAGGCAGGGACAAGCAAGGTGGTCGGATGGGAGGGGTGGACGGGCGGGGGCCACACCGGGAGCAGAGGTGGGAGGCATGATCCCTGGGCCAAGCCCCCACCCCTCAGCAAAGTTCTCATCTGGTTCTGTTTCTCGTCCAGATTTTTGCTCCCAGATTCTTAAATCAGATGTGAAACCAGGATTTCCCAAGACCATCAAGACCAACGACCCGGAGGTCCTCAGGGCAGCCCGGCACAGCGCTGAGAGCTTCAACAACTGCAGCAACGACGCCTTCTTGTTCCGGGAGTCCCGCGTCAGCAGAGCCCTTGTCCAGGTGAGGTCTGGGCTTGCGACAGCGCAGGGCAGCCAGGTCTGACCAGATCTGACCTCCCAGAACCAGCCTGGGGCCACCTGCGTCAGGCTCCAAGGCCAGCACCATCTCTCAGCGGATCAGGCTTCCCCAGAGTGGACAGTGCAGCCCCTGGGGCGGGGGCACAAGCTGCACTGCTACCCACCTTCAGAGCTGCCTGCAGGCGGCTACACCGTAGCCCCAAAGCACTTCTGGCCACGCTGCCCCCACCATGCCCTGTCCCCACACACATCACATCCTGGGAGGTCCCCATGCTCCTCAGTGACCTCGTATGGGAGGCCTGATGCTCCCCACACAGAGACCCCATGGGGCAGCCAGACCTGGCTCATCCTGGGTCCTGAGAACACAGGTCGAGGGTACAGGACACAGTCACTCACCTCTAAAAGCAGGGGCCCAAGGCAGCCAGTCACAAGCTTCGCATCCGCTGACCCGAGGACCCATGCTGCCCCACACCACCCGGCATGCTGACACACACTCATGGTCACCCCATTGGCACAGGATTGGCAGGTGACTGTGTTATTTCTATTCTGTTTGGCGATTGCAAACTCTTGAGAGCGGTGCTGTCTGGATCACAGAGGACAGTCTGCGTGGATGAAAGCTGCGCCTGGGCCCTAGGGGCCCAGACCAGGGGATTTGGGGtcttccctccccactgcctgTAGGAACCCGGGCCCaagcctggagggagggaggtggcccCCAGTTCACCCCCCCTCTCACCATGTCCTGGACCCAGTGTCTCGGGCCCACCCTCTGTCCCCACAGATAGTGAAAGGCCTGAAGTTCATGCTGGACATGGATATCAGCAGAACTACCTGCAAGAAAACCGGGCACGCAAACCTGGATGACTGCGGCTTCCAGACCAACCGCACCCTGCAGTGGGTAAGAGGGGTctcgcctccctgcccctcacacccCCCAACCACCTCCACAGCCTTGAGGTCACCCTCAGCACTTCTCTCCCATGAGGCTCCAGATCCCGCCCTGACACTGGAAGGTGGGAGGCAGCCCCCCCGGGACGTCCCATACGCCCAGCCCTCCTTGCTCCCAGAGGCACGTGTCCAGGAGCACACACTGAAGGCATGGAGGTGCAGGGAGAGCAGAAACACCTTTGACATAATTCAGAAATTACATATACACACTCGGGGAAAGCAGAGGCAGCAGAACTTAgcgttagtgttagtcgctcagtcatgtctgactctgtgaccccacggactgcagcctgccaggctcctctgtccatggggttgtccaGACAAGggtactagagtgtgttgccagtGGCAAAACTTGGTAATCTGTAAATAGAGGTGTGGAGGatgtactgtttttttctttttggctgtgcttggtcttcgtTGCTGAAGTGGACTACTTTCTAGTCGTGGTGCAGGGCCTTCTCACTGCGGAGGCTTCTCTCGTTGCGAAgcgcaagctcagtagttgtggttcacaggcttggttgccccacAGCACATGGGAACTTCACCTAagagggatcaaactcgtgcccccactggactcttaaccactggactgccagggaagcccaagtgtgaATTCTGGTTGCCCCACAGCACATGGGAACTTCACCTAagagggatcaaactcgtgcccccactggactcttaaccactggactgccagggaagcccaagtgtgaATTCTTGAATTACTCTTGCAACTTTCCTGTAGATTTGAagtttttctaaataaagtcagggcaggaagagaactcttcagtaaagaaaacacacatgCCTATGTGTGGGTGTGCACACAGACGTGCACACATGTGAACACATCCACATAAGCACACATGTGAGTACATAACCCCCCCAAAGGCACTGGCACTGGGAACCTGCTTCTGCAGTGGGTGGGGGTGCCTTGGTGGGGTGGGCAGACTCCAGGAAGGGAACCCTCAGGCCACCCCTCCTTTCAGACCCT from Muntiacus reevesi chromosome 2, mMunRee1.1, whole genome shotgun sequence harbors:
- the CST7 gene encoding cystatin-F; this encodes MHPAGALLTVCGLVLGVLGKSSPDFCSQILKSDVKPGFPKTIKTNDPEVLRAARHSAESFNNCSNDAFLFRESRVSRALVQIVKGLKFMLDMDISRTTCKKTGHANLDDCGFQTNRTLQWTLSCYSEVWVIPWLQTTEVSMLHCH